One genomic region from Knoellia sp. p5-6-4 encodes:
- a CDS encoding ParB/RepB/Spo0J family partition protein, translating to MSEKRRALGRGLGALIPSTPAGEGAARPVDVFFKDNSAAVQARSTVLAPPAEGTDPSEVADQLATTEHRSTPGQSSEVDGADTRAASEQGAGSGRSDGGSLNGEAPGSALDEASSDAPTDGEGLAPVPGATYAEVPVTAIRPNPKQPRSVFDEDDMGELVHSIREIGVLQPIVVRPVSDGEEGVRFELIMGERRWRATQEAGLETIPAIVKETEDDALLRDALLENLHRSQLNALEEAAAYSQLLEDFGCTHDELAGRIGRSRPQISNTIRLLKLPPLVARRVAAGVLSAGHARALLALEDAAAMERLAQRIVAEGLSVRSVEEIVALGGDQERAKPRRPRAGSRHPQLDDLAARLSDRFDTRVNIALGQRKGKLTVEFASVEDLNRIVDLLGIDPRGTA from the coding sequence ATGAGCGAGAAGCGTCGCGCCCTCGGGCGCGGGCTCGGCGCCCTGATCCCCTCCACCCCGGCAGGAGAGGGGGCTGCGCGGCCGGTCGACGTGTTCTTCAAGGACAACAGCGCTGCGGTGCAGGCGCGCTCGACCGTGCTGGCCCCGCCGGCCGAGGGGACGGATCCGTCGGAGGTGGCAGACCAGCTGGCCACCACGGAGCACCGGAGCACGCCAGGACAGTCGAGTGAGGTCGATGGCGCTGACACGCGCGCGGCCTCCGAGCAGGGGGCCGGGTCGGGGCGGTCCGACGGGGGATCCCTGAACGGCGAGGCCCCGGGGTCCGCCCTGGACGAGGCGTCGAGCGACGCGCCCACCGACGGTGAAGGCCTGGCACCGGTGCCGGGCGCGACCTACGCCGAGGTGCCGGTCACCGCCATCCGGCCCAACCCCAAGCAGCCGCGCAGCGTCTTCGACGAGGACGACATGGGCGAGCTCGTGCACAGCATCCGCGAGATCGGGGTCCTGCAGCCGATCGTGGTGCGCCCGGTCAGCGATGGCGAGGAGGGGGTCCGCTTCGAGCTCATCATGGGTGAGCGCCGGTGGCGGGCCACCCAGGAGGCCGGTCTGGAGACGATCCCCGCGATCGTCAAGGAGACCGAGGACGACGCCCTCCTGCGCGACGCCCTGCTCGAGAACCTCCACCGCAGCCAGCTGAATGCGCTCGAGGAGGCCGCCGCCTACTCGCAGCTGCTCGAGGACTTCGGCTGCACCCACGACGAGCTGGCTGGTCGGATCGGCCGCTCCCGGCCGCAGATCTCCAACACCATCCGGCTGCTCAAGCTCCCCCCGCTGGTGGCCCGCCGTGTCGCCGCCGGGGTGCTGAGCGCCGGGCACGCCCGCGCCCTGCTGGCCCTCGAGGACGCGGCGGCGATGGAGCGACTGGCACAGCGGATCGTGGCCGAGGGCCTCTCGGTGCGCAGCGTCGAGGAGATCGTCGCGCTCGGTGGCGACCAGGAGCGGGCCAAGCCGCGGCGTCCGCGTGCCGGCAGCCGTCACCCCCAGCTCGACGACCTCGCCGCTCGCCTGTCCGACCGGTTCGACACCCGGGTCAACATCGCCCTCGGCCAGCGCAAGGGCAAGCTCACCGTGGAGTTTGCCTCGGTCGAGGACCTGAACCGGATCGTCGACCTCTTGGGCATCGACCCTCGCGGCACAGCCTGA
- a CDS encoding N-acetylmuramoyl-L-alanine amidase produces the protein MSSSNNGLLRRGSRGPAVADVRRRLVALSQTHVADRSSLDGPEVDHELYDEALERAVRDFQQRQGLIVDGIVGPETFSAIDGARWTLGDRILLHTPGHLQHGEDVAALQERLNTLGFAAGRVDGRFGQSTEQAVRAFQRAYGLPADGSVGPDTLRAFADLRRSVSGGSATVLREQERVRRSGHSLSGRTVVLDPGHGGDDPGATRSGLREADLVLDLARRIEGRLTAIGVSVVYTRTESTCPSDEERAALANRAEADVLLSLHCDSHDHVDASGVASFFFGRDRRTAWSAVGEHLADLLQREIVARTGLANCRSHGRSWRLLQQTTMPAVRLEAGYLSHPEDAARLADPAFRDTLAEAVLVSLQRMYLGEDDTNATGVLRLGDLRAYLASGGGA, from the coding sequence GTGTCCAGCAGCAACAACGGTCTGCTCCGTCGTGGCAGCCGTGGGCCTGCCGTGGCCGACGTGCGCCGCCGCCTCGTGGCGTTGTCTCAGACCCACGTGGCCGACAGGTCCAGCCTCGACGGGCCCGAGGTCGACCACGAGCTGTACGACGAGGCACTCGAGCGGGCCGTGCGCGACTTCCAGCAGCGCCAGGGCCTGATCGTCGACGGCATCGTCGGCCCGGAGACGTTCTCGGCCATCGACGGTGCGCGGTGGACCCTCGGCGACCGGATCCTGCTGCACACCCCCGGCCACCTGCAGCACGGTGAGGACGTCGCCGCCCTTCAGGAGCGCCTCAACACGCTCGGCTTCGCCGCAGGGAGGGTCGACGGGCGGTTCGGGCAATCCACGGAGCAGGCGGTTCGCGCATTCCAGCGCGCCTACGGCCTGCCCGCCGACGGATCCGTGGGGCCCGACACCCTCCGCGCCTTCGCCGACCTGCGCCGCAGCGTCTCGGGCGGGTCGGCCACCGTGCTGCGCGAGCAGGAACGGGTCCGCCGCTCCGGGCACAGCCTGAGTGGGCGGACCGTGGTGCTCGACCCCGGCCACGGCGGCGACGACCCCGGCGCCACCCGCAGCGGGCTCCGCGAGGCCGACCTCGTGCTCGACCTCGCCCGGCGCATCGAGGGGCGACTGACCGCCATCGGCGTCTCCGTGGTCTACACCCGCACCGAGAGCACCTGCCCGAGCGACGAGGAGAGGGCCGCCCTCGCCAACCGCGCCGAGGCCGACGTGCTGCTCTCGCTGCACTGCGACTCCCACGACCACGTGGACGCCAGCGGTGTCGCGAGCTTCTTCTTCGGACGTGACCGCCGCACCGCGTGGTCCGCCGTGGGTGAGCACCTCGCCGACCTGCTGCAGCGCGAGATCGTGGCGCGCACGGGGCTGGCCAACTGCCGTTCGCACGGACGGTCGTGGCGCCTCCTGCAGCAGACCACCATGCCCGCCGTCCGCCTCGAGGCCGGCTACCTCTCGCACCCGGAGGATGCCGCGCGCCTCGCCGACCCGGCGTTCCGCGACACCCTGGCCGAGGCTGTCCTCGTCAGCCTCCAGCGCATGTACCTCGGCGAGGACGACACCAACGCGACGGGTGTGCTGCGACTCGGCGACCTGCGGGCCTACCTGGCCTCGGGTGGGGGTGCCTGA
- the trxA gene encoding thioredoxin, with amino-acid sequence MGATKETTDKTFDQDVLMNDKPVLVDFWAPWCGPCRAVAPVLEELANEHAGKIEVVKLNTDENPEITGRYGITGIPTLNVYVKGEVVKTLVGALPKPKLVRELADYLG; translated from the coding sequence GTGGGAGCCACCAAGGAGACCACCGACAAGACGTTCGACCAGGACGTCCTGATGAACGACAAGCCCGTGCTGGTGGACTTCTGGGCACCCTGGTGCGGCCCCTGCCGCGCGGTCGCCCCGGTGCTGGAGGAGCTCGCCAACGAGCACGCCGGCAAGATCGAGGTCGTCAAGCTCAACACCGACGAGAACCCCGAGATCACCGGCCGCTACGGCATCACCGGCATACCGACCCTGAACGTCTACGTCAAGGGCGAGGTCGTCAAGACCCTGGTCGGTGCCCTCCCCAAGCCGAAGCTGGTGCGCGAGCTGGCCGACTACCTCGGCTGA
- the trxB gene encoding thioredoxin-disulfide reductase translates to MSSDVSDVRNVIIIGSGPAGYTAAVYAARANLKPLVFEGAVTAGGALMNTTEVENFPGFRDGIMGPELMENMRAQAERFGAELVTDDVTAVDLQGEVKTVTDSEGNTYRAHAVVLAMGSAYRELGLPDEKRLSGHGVSWCATCDGFFFRDQDIVVVGGGDSAVEEATFLTKFARSVTLVHRRDELRASKIMAQRALANDKIKFAWNSAVTAIHGDAKVTGVTLTDTVTGESRELPVTGVFVAIGHDPRNELVKGVVDLDDAGYVQVQGRTTLTNVEGVFACGDLVDHTYRQAITAAGSGCAAALDAERYLAAREEAGEPATDAALIESENPLEGAVSSR, encoded by the coding sequence GTGAGCAGCGACGTGTCCGACGTCCGGAACGTGATCATCATCGGCTCCGGCCCGGCCGGCTACACCGCCGCGGTCTACGCCGCCCGGGCGAACCTCAAGCCGCTGGTGTTCGAAGGGGCCGTCACCGCCGGGGGCGCGCTGATGAACACCACCGAGGTGGAGAACTTCCCCGGTTTCCGCGACGGCATCATGGGTCCCGAGCTCATGGAGAACATGCGCGCCCAGGCCGAGCGCTTCGGTGCCGAGCTGGTCACCGACGACGTCACTGCGGTCGACCTGCAGGGCGAGGTCAAGACGGTCACCGACTCCGAGGGCAACACCTACCGCGCCCACGCGGTCGTCCTCGCCATGGGCTCGGCCTACCGCGAGCTGGGCCTGCCCGACGAGAAGCGCCTGTCCGGACACGGCGTCTCGTGGTGTGCCACCTGCGACGGCTTCTTCTTCCGCGACCAGGACATCGTGGTGGTCGGTGGCGGCGACTCCGCAGTCGAGGAGGCCACCTTCCTCACCAAGTTCGCCAGGTCGGTGACCCTCGTGCACCGCCGTGACGAGCTGCGGGCCTCCAAGATCATGGCCCAGCGCGCTCTGGCCAACGACAAGATCAAGTTCGCGTGGAACAGCGCGGTCACCGCGATCCACGGCGACGCCAAGGTCACCGGCGTCACGCTTACCGACACCGTCACGGGCGAGAGCCGCGAGCTGCCGGTCACCGGCGTCTTCGTCGCCATCGGCCACGACCCGCGCAACGAGCTGGTCAAGGGCGTGGTCGACCTCGACGACGCCGGCTACGTCCAGGTGCAGGGCCGCACCACGCTCACCAATGTCGAGGGCGTCTTCGCCTGCGGCGACCTGGTCGACCACACCTACCGCCAGGCCATCACCGCTGCCGGCTCCGGCTGCGCGGCAGCACTGGACGCCGAGCGCTACCTCGCCGCCCGCGAGGAGGCCGGCGAGCCCGCCACCGACGCCGCCCTCATCGAGTCCGAGAACCCCCTCGAGGGCGCTGTCAGCAGCCGCTGA